A genomic region of Oleidesulfovibrio alaskensis DSM 16109 contains the following coding sequences:
- the prfB gene encoding peptide chain release factor 2 (programmed frameshift) produces MLQLSELRSRGNALLQQFETLWGRLDHAQSKYRLEEIEKQLSSPDAWNAPEKLTPVLREKSQLENSVARLDALRQAKDDMLGWLELAEEENTQEVLEQLEEQAGILEALLEETEVGLLLSAEEDKHAAILEIHPGAGGTEAQDWAEMLLRMYVRWAESHEFKAEYLDYLDGDEAGIKSVTLKIDGTNAYGLLKGEKGIHRLIRISPYDASGRRHTSFASVDVIPDAGEEITIDIKDSDLRIDIFRSSGPGGQSVNTTSSAVRVTHIPTGITAQCQNEKSQHHNKETAMQILRARLYEAEIRRRDAEKQADYASKEAIGWGSQIRTYTLQPYRLVKDHRSNFEVGDVEAVLDGELDALMRNHLLYQHERR; encoded by the exons ATGCTTCAACTTTCCGAACTCCGTTCCAGAGGCAATGCCCTTCTCCAGCAGTTTGAAACGCTCTGGGGGCGCCTT GACCACGCGCAGAGTAAATACAGGCTGGAAGAGATAGAAAAACAGCTGTCCAGTCCAGACGCGTGGAATGCGCCGGAAAAGCTTACACCTGTGCTGCGGGAAAAAAGTCAGCTTGAAAACAGTGTTGCGCGGCTGGACGCACTGCGGCAGGCCAAGGACGACATGCTGGGCTGGCTTGAGCTGGCTGAAGAAGAAAATACGCAGGAAGTTCTTGAACAACTGGAAGAACAGGCCGGAATTCTGGAAGCTCTGCTGGAAGAGACCGAAGTCGGCCTGCTGCTTTCAGCAGAAGAAGACAAGCACGCTGCCATTCTTGAAATTCATCCCGGTGCCGGAGGCACGGAAGCACAGGACTGGGCGGAAATGTTGCTGCGCATGTATGTGCGCTGGGCGGAAAGCCATGAATTTAAAGCCGAATACCTTGACTATCTTGACGGAGACGAAGCCGGCATCAAAAGCGTGACGCTGAAGATTGACGGCACCAATGCCTACGGGCTGCTTAAAGGTGAAAAAGGTATCCACAGACTTATCCGTATATCGCCTTATGATGCCTCCGGCAGACGTCATACGTCCTTTGCATCGGTAGATGTAATTCCGGATGCAGGCGAAGAGATCACCATCGATATCAAGGATTCTGACCTGCGCATTGATATTTTCCGCTCCAGCGGACCGGGAGGACAGAGCGTAAACACTACCAGCTCCGCCGTGCGTGTGACACATATCCCCACCGGTATCACTGCCCAGTGCCAGAACGAAAAATCGCAGCATCACAATAAAGAGACTGCCATGCAGATATTGCGGGCGCGGTTGTATGAGGCTGAAATACGCCGGCGCGACGCTGAAAAGCAGGCGGACTACGCCAGCAAGGAAGCCATCGGCTGGGGCAGCCAGATACGCACCTATACGCTGCAGCCGTACAGGCTGGTGAAGGATCACCGTTCCAACTTTGAAGTGGGCGATGTGGAAGCGGTGCTTGACGGCGAGCTTGATGCGCTGATGCGCAACCACCTGCTCTACCAGCATGAGCGACGATAG
- a CDS encoding GGDEF domain-containing protein produces the protein MSDDSMQNEEHDAGSRRAEQHKHEELVEAATEEIQTLRRALQEGLCRSDACNAGRMLAVTRLLPGCDEEQWAAAAERLGLTNWIAYPLGSDAGINLLKVQDALDDLSWKSEHDPLTGLPNRRAFERMLKLELQRAERGNSQVSVAALDLDDFKAVNDVYGHPCGDEVLVHVAHHLASGKRVYDVAARTGGEEFALILPGASAVTARLMVERLLAALRAAPVRCAGTGPLHITFSAGVAVCKGSIPCSAEKLMTFADEALYEAKRAGKNRVMISRKSPGAPYDRSTMVQSQEKQILFSGKE, from the coding sequence ATGAGCGACGATAGTATGCAGAATGAAGAGCATGATGCCGGCTCGCGGAGAGCTGAACAGCATAAGCATGAAGAGCTTGTCGAAGCCGCCACCGAGGAAATTCAGACCCTGCGGCGGGCACTGCAGGAAGGCCTGTGCCGGTCAGATGCCTGCAACGCGGGGCGGATGCTTGCCGTAACGCGACTGCTGCCGGGATGTGATGAAGAACAATGGGCGGCGGCAGCCGAGCGGCTGGGGCTGACAAACTGGATAGCCTATCCCCTTGGCAGCGATGCGGGAATCAATCTGCTGAAAGTGCAGGACGCATTGGATGATCTGAGCTGGAAGTCGGAACACGATCCGCTTACCGGGCTTCCCAACCGCAGAGCCTTTGAACGCATGCTCAAGCTTGAACTGCAGCGTGCGGAACGCGGGAATTCGCAGGTAAGCGTGGCCGCTTTGGATCTGGATGACTTCAAGGCTGTGAATGATGTCTACGGTCATCCCTGCGGTGATGAGGTGCTTGTCCATGTGGCGCACCATCTTGCTTCGGGCAAACGGGTGTATGATGTGGCTGCCAGAACCGGCGGAGAGGAATTTGCTCTCATTCTACCCGGGGCATCGGCAGTTACCGCGCGGCTGATGGTTGAACGCCTGCTTGCCGCACTGCGGGCAGCGCCTGTGCGTTGTGCCGGCACCGGCCCTCTGCATATCACGTTCTCTGCGGGGGTGGCGGTATGCAAAGGCAGCATTCCCTGCAGCGCGGAAAAGCTGATGACTTTTGCCGATGAAGCGCTGTATGAGGCCAAACGTGCCGGCAAAAATCGTGTGATGATTTCCCGTAAGTCTCCCGGTGCTCCCTACGACCGCTCCACCATGGTGCAGTCTCAGGAAAAGCAGATACTTTTTTCAGGAAAAGAATAG
- a CDS encoding MinD/ParA family protein, with the protein MVMRKTLSVSILSGKGGVGKTNLALNLAFCLHKGGHPLLLMDCDMGLANLDVLLGLAPEHTMYDLLESDIEPQSIVVPIEQGGFDFLPAASGLTDLIEMDNDTRELLFHRLLPVFDGYDYLFMDLGAGISPTVLSLGAMSDMRVVIITPEPTSLTDSYALIKMMHAQHGVDDFHVIVNQAENPGEVKQAFQRLAAVCDRFLGISPVLLGGVSYDKALPEAVRRQTPLMRMNHKSPAAKDIFSIAVKMQRHRAAIVHTLGQSPLFGELTGKEY; encoded by the coding sequence ATGGTTATGAGAAAAACACTAAGCGTTTCGATTTTGAGCGGCAAAGGCGGCGTAGGAAAAACCAATCTGGCTTTGAATCTCGCCTTCTGTCTGCATAAGGGCGGTCATCCGCTGCTGCTTATGGACTGCGACATGGGGCTGGCCAATCTGGACGTTCTGTTGGGGCTTGCTCCGGAACACACCATGTACGACCTTCTGGAAAGCGACATCGAACCGCAGTCCATCGTTGTTCCCATTGAGCAGGGAGGCTTTGACTTTCTGCCTGCGGCTTCGGGGCTGACAGATCTTATCGAGATGGATAACGATACCCGTGAACTGCTGTTTCACCGTCTGCTGCCTGTTTTCGACGGATATGACTATCTTTTTATGGATCTGGGTGCCGGTATATCACCCACTGTGCTTTCACTGGGAGCCATGTCCGATATGCGGGTTGTCATCATCACCCCCGAGCCCACATCGCTGACGGACAGTTACGCATTGATCAAGATGATGCACGCCCAGCACGGGGTTGACGATTTTCACGTCATAGTCAATCAGGCGGAAAACCCCGGTGAAGTGAAGCAGGCTTTTCAGCGCCTTGCGGCTGTTTGTGACCGGTTTCTGGGTATCAGCCCTGTTCTGCTGGGTGGTGTAAGTTATGACAAAGCCCTGCCCGAGGCCGTTCGCAGGCAGACTCCGTTGATGCGTATGAACCACAAATCACCGGCAGCAAAGGATATTTTTTCGATAGCTGTCAAGATGCAGCGCCACCGTGCCGCCATTGTGCACACGCTGGGGCAAAGCCCTTTATTCGGCGAATTGACGGGAAAAGAATATTAA
- a CDS encoding HU family DNA-binding protein yields MNKSELIKVLSEENNISIEEATLVVTTFVDSMKDALAEGDRVEIRGFGSFKVKQYEGYSGRNPKTGEIVNVQPKQLPFFRAGKELKEFLND; encoded by the coding sequence ATGAACAAGAGCGAATTGATCAAAGTCCTTTCTGAAGAAAACAACATCTCCATCGAAGAGGCCACCCTTGTGGTGACCACCTTTGTGGATTCGATGAAAGACGCCCTTGCCGAAGGTGATCGTGTTGAAATACGGGGCTTCGGAAGCTTCAAGGTAAAACAGTACGAAGGGTATTCCGGACGAAACCCTAAAACGGGCGAAATCGTCAATGTTCAGCCTAAACAGCTGCCCTTTTTCCGGGCGGGTAAAGAGCTGAAAGAATTTCTAAACGATTAG
- the dapF gene encoding diaminopimelate epimerase — protein MTRTPRASVPFYKMQGCGNDFVFIDNRELKLPVALMEDWARKICRRSFSVGADGLVFLEEAPDIPGVDYRWHFYNADGSRAEMCGNASRCAALLAFRTGFAGAEHVLGTDAGPVRARVDVAAGMVKVELTPPKELSLNNVLRFGDETHEIHFVNTGVPHAVWLDADVAALDVRALGASLRYHERFAPAGTNANFVTVIDQHNILLRTYERGVEDETYACGTGAAAGAVITHALGLTGPQVTVRSSGGELLGISLEDGSVFLEGKALLVYTGEMQPESLGISLD, from the coding sequence ATGACGCGGACACCGCGTGCATCCGTGCCTTTTTACAAGATGCAGGGATGTGGAAACGATTTCGTATTCATTGACAACAGAGAGCTGAAGCTGCCTGTTGCCCTTATGGAAGACTGGGCGCGCAAAATCTGCAGGCGTTCTTTTTCCGTCGGTGCGGACGGCCTTGTTTTTCTGGAAGAAGCTCCGGACATTCCCGGTGTTGACTACCGGTGGCATTTTTATAATGCCGATGGATCCCGTGCTGAAATGTGCGGCAACGCTTCACGTTGTGCCGCGCTTCTTGCTTTCCGTACCGGCTTTGCCGGTGCCGAACATGTGCTGGGAACCGATGCGGGACCGGTACGTGCCAGAGTGGATGTTGCCGCAGGCATGGTTAAAGTGGAACTGACTCCGCCAAAAGAGCTTAGTCTTAACAATGTGCTGCGTTTTGGCGATGAGACACACGAAATTCATTTCGTCAATACAGGGGTGCCGCATGCCGTCTGGCTGGACGCAGATGTAGCGGCACTGGACGTACGGGCGCTGGGAGCCTCTTTGCGCTATCATGAGCGTTTTGCACCTGCCGGCACCAATGCTAACTTTGTCACCGTGATTGATCAGCACAACATTTTGCTGCGCACCTATGAGCGCGGCGTGGAAGACGAAACCTATGCATGCGGTACCGGCGCGGCCGCAGGGGCTGTTATCACCCATGCGTTGGGGCTTACCGGCCCGCAGGTGACAGTGCGCAGTTCCGGCGGCGAACTGCTGGGCATATCGCTGGAAGACGGCTCGGTGTTTCTTGAAGGAAAGGCCCTGCTCGTCTACACAGGCGAAATGCAGCCCGAGTCACTGGGTATTTCACTAGATTAG
- the dapA gene encoding 4-hydroxy-tetrahydrodipicolinate synthase: protein MQFSGALTAIVTPLKNGHIDEEAYRNLIEWQIEQGINGLVPCGTTGESATLSHEEHRDVIRICIDQVKGRVPVLAGAGSNSTKEACGLAQFAKDAGADGALLITPYYNKPTQEGLYQHFKAIAAEVSMPYIMYNVPGRTGVNMTSETVARVKRDVPEVVGIKEASANLKQVSEIIEFCGPDFQVLSGDDFTVLPLLSVGGCGVISVVSNIVPAKMSGLCKAFAGGDLARAKTLHHELSPLSRAMFCETNPIPVKTALSMMGRLSLELRLPLVPMQPQNEKYLRGILSLAGLV from the coding sequence ATGCAGTTTTCCGGAGCACTGACCGCCATCGTCACCCCCCTCAAAAACGGCCATATTGACGAGGAGGCTTACCGCAACCTCATTGAATGGCAGATAGAACAGGGCATCAACGGTCTTGTCCCCTGCGGCACAACCGGTGAGTCGGCGACGTTGTCTCATGAAGAACACCGTGATGTCATCCGTATCTGCATTGATCAGGTCAAGGGCCGTGTTCCCGTGCTGGCCGGTGCCGGCTCCAACAGCACCAAAGAAGCCTGCGGGCTGGCCCAGTTTGCCAAAGACGCAGGGGCCGACGGTGCCCTGCTTATCACGCCGTATTACAACAAACCCACTCAGGAAGGGCTTTACCAGCACTTCAAGGCTATCGCCGCCGAAGTTTCCATGCCGTATATCATGTATAATGTTCCCGGCAGGACAGGCGTGAACATGACGTCGGAAACAGTGGCACGCGTTAAACGCGATGTGCCGGAAGTTGTCGGCATCAAAGAGGCTTCAGCCAACCTGAAGCAGGTTTCCGAGATTATCGAGTTCTGCGGCCCTGATTTTCAGGTGTTGTCCGGCGACGACTTTACAGTGCTGCCTCTGCTTTCCGTGGGGGGATGCGGTGTTATCTCCGTTGTATCGAATATTGTGCCTGCTAAAATGTCAGGCCTCTGCAAAGCGTTTGCCGGGGGCGACCTTGCCAGAGCTAAAACACTGCATCATGAGCTTTCACCGCTTTCCCGGGCCATGTTCTGTGAAACAAACCCCATTCCGGTAAAAACGGCACTGTCCATGATGGGCAGGCTTTCCCTTGAACTGCGCCTGCCGCTGGTGCCCATGCAGCCGCAGAACGAAAAGTACCTGCGCGGCATTCTGTCACTGGCAGGGCTGGTCTGA
- the glpX gene encoding class II fructose-bisphosphatase: protein MEAPQKNLALDLVRVTEAAALASARWLGKGNQDAGDQAAVDAMRLCFNSLNISGVVVIGEGEKDNAPMLFNGEKVGAGNGPALDVAVDPVEGTKLLAYGRPNAISVIGVAPAGTMYNPGPSFYMQKLVVPGAAKNVVDLDAPVAENLHKIAKALDKDVDDLVVFVLDKPRHASLIEQVRAAGARIQLHTDGDVSGALMAVDPRSEVDVMMGTGGTPEGVLAACAIKGIGGEMFARLDPQSYVEKEAILEAGIDLREIHTVDTLVRSDEVFFSATGISGGTFLKGVQYTGTGAVTHSMVIRGRTGTLRYIESINNWDKLMKISSVKYD from the coding sequence ATGGAAGCCCCTCAAAAAAACCTTGCTCTTGACCTCGTACGCGTAACGGAAGCCGCTGCGCTTGCTTCTGCGCGCTGGCTCGGCAAAGGAAATCAGGATGCAGGTGATCAGGCTGCTGTGGACGCCATGCGGCTCTGCTTCAACTCGCTGAATATTTCCGGCGTGGTTGTCATCGGCGAAGGTGAAAAGGATAATGCTCCGATGCTGTTCAACGGAGAAAAAGTCGGTGCCGGCAACGGTCCTGCTCTGGACGTGGCGGTTGATCCGGTTGAGGGGACCAAGCTGCTGGCATATGGCCGTCCTAATGCAATTTCCGTCATCGGGGTGGCTCCTGCAGGCACCATGTATAATCCGGGTCCCAGCTTTTACATGCAGAAGCTGGTGGTGCCCGGTGCCGCGAAAAATGTTGTCGATCTTGATGCGCCTGTGGCTGAAAACCTGCACAAGATTGCCAAGGCCCTTGATAAGGACGTTGATGACCTTGTGGTCTTTGTGCTGGACAAACCCCGCCATGCCAGCCTGATTGAGCAGGTGCGCGCAGCCGGGGCACGTATACAGCTGCATACCGACGGCGACGTGTCGGGTGCCCTTATGGCTGTGGACCCCCGTTCTGAAGTTGACGTCATGATGGGTACCGGCGGCACTCCCGAAGGAGTTCTTGCAGCCTGTGCCATCAAAGGTATCGGCGGTGAAATGTTTGCCCGCCTTGATCCTCAGTCATATGTGGAAAAAGAGGCTATCCTTGAAGCCGGCATTGACCTGCGTGAAATCCACACTGTGGATACTCTTGTGCGCAGTGACGAAGTCTTTTTCTCCGCCACCGGTATATCCGGCGGTACCTTCCTTAAAGGGGTGCAGTACACAGGTACCGGTGCCGTGACCCATTCCATGGTCATACGCGGACGTACAGGTACCCTGCGCTACATCGAGTCCATCAATAACTGGGACAAGCTGATGAAAATCAGCTCGGTGAAATACGATTAA
- a CDS encoding DsrE family protein, with amino-acid sequence MKKVVLFPFNGEEMCFIHVLLNAGDMKRKGYDVRLVVEGAAVALLPRLANPEHPMHQLFARVAESGILYGACKACSAKLGVADAVTAAGITLVGEMGGHPAMSDWIDEGFQVITF; translated from the coding sequence ATGAAAAAAGTCGTTCTGTTTCCGTTTAACGGAGAAGAAATGTGTTTCATTCACGTTTTGCTGAATGCCGGAGACATGAAACGCAAAGGGTATGACGTGCGGCTGGTTGTAGAGGGGGCGGCGGTGGCGCTGCTTCCGCGGCTGGCCAATCCGGAGCACCCCATGCATCAGCTGTTTGCCCGCGTTGCGGAAAGCGGAATCCTGTATGGAGCCTGCAAGGCCTGTTCTGCCAAACTGGGAGTAGCCGATGCCGTTACCGCGGCAGGCATCACTCTGGTGGGCGAAATGGGAGGGCATCCGGCCATGTCTGACTGGATTGACGAAGGATTTCAGGTGATAACGTTTTGA
- a CDS encoding 2-oxoacid:ferredoxin oxidoreductase subunit beta, producing MIDIKEYGEYTTSWCPGCGNHDVLKALKQTLSELNLAPRDVAHVSGIGQAAKAPHYISLNGFNGLHGRGLPSAQAVKLANPALTVIAESGDGCNYGEGGNHFLAAIRRNVDLTLLAHDNQIYGLTKGQASPTTMEGHVTKSQPGGVYNSPFNPVAVAIGMKCSFVARAFSGNVPHLVSVMKQAIRHKGFALVDIFSPCISFNKVNTFGWYKQRCYELPADYDPTDWHGAMEKAQEFGERIPIGVLYKNPRPTLDSRYDFLQKGPLCKQPVDHGTLDTIMDGYL from the coding sequence ATGATTGATATAAAGGAATACGGCGAATATACCACCTCGTGGTGCCCCGGATGCGGAAACCATGACGTATTGAAAGCGCTTAAGCAGACTCTTTCGGAACTTAATCTTGCTCCGCGAGATGTTGCTCATGTTTCGGGTATCGGTCAGGCTGCCAAAGCTCCGCATTATATCAGCCTGAACGGGTTCAACGGACTGCACGGGAGAGGGCTGCCCTCGGCACAGGCCGTAAAGCTGGCCAACCCGGCCCTGACTGTCATTGCCGAAAGCGGCGACGGCTGCAACTACGGTGAGGGCGGGAACCATTTTCTTGCTGCGATCAGAAGAAATGTGGACCTGACTCTTCTGGCACATGACAACCAGATTTACGGTCTGACCAAAGGGCAGGCCAGCCCCACCACCATGGAAGGACACGTCACGAAATCACAGCCCGGAGGGGTTTACAACTCCCCCTTCAATCCGGTGGCCGTGGCCATCGGTATGAAATGCAGCTTTGTGGCGCGTGCTTTTTCAGGCAACGTACCTCACCTTGTCTCCGTCATGAAGCAGGCCATCAGACATAAAGGGTTTGCGCTGGTCGATATTTTTTCGCCCTGCATTTCCTTTAATAAAGTAAATACATTCGGATGGTATAAACAACGCTGTTATGAACTGCCGGCAGACTACGACCCCACCGACTGGCATGGGGCAATGGAAAAGGCGCAGGAGTTCGGCGAACGCATCCCCATTGGCGTGCTGTACAAAAATCCGCGTCCCACCCTTGATAGCCGGTACGACTTTCTGCAGAAAGGCCCCCTGTGCAAGCAGCCGGTCGACCACGGAACACTGGACACCATCATGGACGGATACCTGTAA
- a CDS encoding 2-oxoacid:acceptor oxidoreductase subunit alpha: protein METKDKHIVIGGEAGQGLVTIGQMLTKALARSGYEVLVAQHYMSRVRGGHNTYRIRTGNGEIVSPVDGIDILVALDQETVSRHKANMTESGIVILDETLDPEGLKAVRVPFKELAPRPIYQNIAGLAVVAELLGIGQEVLQKLIRNTFRRKGDEVVTQNLTVLDEACRWTEAHKSSCTPLPPAEGDSGRMVIHGNEAIALGALAAGVKCCFFYPMTPATSVAQNLITYAERMQLIVEQAEDEVAALNMGLGSVYAGAKTLVPTSGGGFALMTEAVSLAGVMESPIVIVLAQRPGPATGLPTRTEQADLNLALYAGHGEFPRAIYAPATVEDCFELTYRSFDVTERFQTPVFVLTDQYLADSYRAVHKFDLAALAPVAEPDTGNEGDRSYKRYAFTEDGVSPRKLPGFSEALVLADCHEHTEDGHITESMDVRVAMNDKRMRKEQGMRAETLAPRYFGDEGASRILVCWGSTEGPAREAAARMRRKGARVGVLSFTQVWPLAPESFMPLLENAEEVIGIEGNATAQFMKLIRQETGFKVHRTVLRYDGRPFTPRYILQNLGEEEG, encoded by the coding sequence GTGGAAACGAAAGACAAGCATATCGTCATAGGCGGCGAGGCCGGTCAGGGCCTTGTCACCATAGGACAGATGCTGACCAAGGCTCTGGCCCGCAGCGGCTATGAAGTGCTTGTAGCCCAGCATTACATGTCCCGCGTGCGCGGGGGACACAATACATATCGAATCAGAACCGGCAACGGTGAGATTGTTTCACCTGTGGACGGCATTGACATTCTTGTGGCGCTTGATCAGGAAACCGTTTCCCGCCACAAAGCCAACATGACAGAGTCCGGCATTGTCATTCTGGATGAAACGCTTGACCCTGAAGGACTCAAGGCTGTCAGGGTCCCCTTCAAAGAGCTTGCTCCCCGACCCATTTATCAGAACATTGCCGGACTGGCAGTGGTGGCAGAGCTGCTGGGCATCGGGCAGGAAGTGCTGCAGAAGCTGATCCGCAACACGTTCCGGCGTAAAGGTGATGAGGTGGTGACGCAAAACCTCACTGTACTGGACGAAGCATGCCGCTGGACAGAAGCGCATAAATCAAGCTGCACACCTCTGCCGCCTGCCGAAGGCGATTCCGGAAGGATGGTAATTCACGGCAACGAAGCCATTGCGCTCGGGGCATTGGCCGCTGGTGTCAAATGCTGCTTCTTTTATCCCATGACACCGGCCACCTCTGTAGCGCAGAACCTCATTACATATGCTGAACGCATGCAGCTGATCGTAGAGCAGGCCGAGGACGAAGTAGCTGCACTGAACATGGGGCTGGGGTCAGTCTACGCCGGAGCGAAAACCCTTGTGCCCACATCGGGCGGCGGTTTTGCTCTTATGACCGAAGCCGTCAGTCTGGCCGGCGTGATGGAATCGCCCATCGTCATCGTGCTGGCACAGCGCCCCGGTCCTGCCACTGGGCTTCCCACCAGAACAGAACAGGCCGACCTCAATCTGGCACTCTATGCAGGGCATGGCGAATTTCCTCGCGCGATTTACGCTCCTGCAACGGTGGAAGACTGCTTTGAACTGACCTACCGTTCTTTCGATGTGACAGAACGTTTCCAAACTCCTGTATTTGTTCTTACGGATCAATATCTTGCGGATTCTTACAGAGCCGTGCACAAGTTTGACCTTGCGGCGCTTGCTCCTGTGGCCGAACCCGATACCGGCAACGAAGGAGACCGCAGCTACAAACGGTATGCGTTCACCGAAGACGGAGTTTCGCCCCGCAAACTGCCCGGGTTCAGCGAAGCGCTTGTGCTTGCCGACTGTCACGAGCATACCGAGGACGGTCACATAACAGAGTCCATGGATGTCCGCGTGGCCATGAATGACAAAAGAATGCGCAAGGAGCAGGGAATGCGGGCTGAAACGCTCGCTCCGCGTTATTTCGGCGATGAGGGAGCCTCCCGCATACTCGTATGCTGGGGCAGTACCGAAGGCCCCGCCCGCGAAGCTGCTGCGCGGATGCGCCGTAAGGGAGCCAGGGTCGGCGTGCTCAGCTTTACACAGGTATGGCCCCTTGCCCCGGAGAGCTTTATGCCGCTTCTTGAAAATGCTGAAGAAGTTATCGGAATAGAAGGGAACGCCACGGCACAGTTCATGAAACTGATCCGGCAGGAAACCGGTTTTAAAGTGCACCGCACTGTGCTGCGCTATGACGGCAGACCGTTCACCCCCCGGTATATCCTGCAGAACCTCGGAGAAGAGGAGGGCTGA
- a CDS encoding ferritin encodes MLSQTMEKAFNDQVKWELYSSYLYLSMSSYCNNLGLAGFANWMRMQAQEELFHAMKFYDYIMERGGRAIMQPIDAPPSEWGGPLDVFEKVLEHEKHVTGLIHTLADLALDERDHAGSIFLQWFISEQVEEEATVADLVHKLRLIGGEGQGLLMLDKELSARVFTPPAQA; translated from the coding sequence ATGCTTAGTCAGACAATGGAAAAAGCCTTTAATGATCAGGTCAAGTGGGAGCTGTATTCAAGCTATCTGTACCTGTCCATGTCGTCATACTGCAACAACCTCGGACTGGCGGGTTTTGCAAACTGGATGCGGATGCAGGCTCAGGAAGAGTTATTCCATGCCATGAAGTTTTATGATTACATCATGGAACGGGGCGGAAGAGCCATCATGCAGCCCATTGACGCACCGCCCAGCGAGTGGGGCGGGCCTCTCGACGTATTTGAAAAGGTGCTGGAGCATGAAAAGCATGTCACCGGCCTTATCCATACGCTTGCCGATCTTGCTCTGGACGAACGCGACCATGCCGGTTCGATTTTCCTGCAGTGGTTTATTTCGGAGCAAGTGGAAGAAGAAGCCACAGTGGCAGATCTGGTACATAAGCTGCGGCTTATAGGCGGTGAAGGTCAGGGCCTGCTGATGCTTGATAAAGAGCTTTCGGCCCGAGTCTTCACCCCGCCTGCGCAGGCTTAG
- a CDS encoding dual CXXC motif small (seleno)protein: MWGTSYSRARQAQTTIVCRECGGTLRAERTCHDVYLRCTACNKVTQVQEHIDEMDEALESFMENVFCDRV, encoded by the coding sequence ATGTGGGGAACATCCTACAGCCGTGCGCGGCAGGCACAGACAACCATTGTCTGCCGTGAATGCGGCGGCACGTTGCGTGCTGAGCGCACCTGCCATGATGTCTATCTGCGGTGTACTGCCTGCAACAAGGTCACACAGGTGCAGGAACACATTGACGAAATGGATGAAGCGCTTGAAAGCTTTATGGAAAATGTCTTCTGTGACAGAGTGTGA
- a CDS encoding phosphoadenosine phosphosulfate reductase family protein, producing MIQLSQKTAYARSLLETIISNGTPPSSVVVAWTGGKDSTVVLDLWRNVLRDAGISAPPRVLSLDTGCKFPEVTTFRDKLAASWQLDMHIVTPPADNTGYPVAANVVDCCRRLKVLPLQHAVKSLNVSILLTGIRRDEHPARASSGHAEKVISPPHQRLHPIFDFNEMDVWAYTFERQLPYCPLYDEGYRSLGCKPCTSPPTNTSGHERQGRNAVKEQNMQTLRSLGYF from the coding sequence ATGATACAGCTTTCACAAAAAACAGCCTACGCGCGATCACTGCTCGAAACAATCATCAGCAACGGCACTCCGCCGTCATCTGTCGTGGTGGCATGGACAGGCGGAAAAGATTCAACCGTGGTTCTTGACCTGTGGCGCAATGTGCTGCGCGATGCGGGCATAAGTGCTCCGCCGCGGGTGCTCAGCCTTGACACAGGCTGCAAATTTCCCGAGGTGACAACCTTTCGGGACAAACTGGCAGCCAGCTGGCAGCTGGATATGCACATAGTCACCCCGCCAGCTGACAACACCGGCTATCCTGTGGCCGCAAACGTGGTGGACTGCTGCCGCCGCCTGAAAGTCCTCCCCTTGCAGCATGCCGTTAAAAGCCTGAACGTAAGCATTCTGCTGACAGGCATACGCCGAGACGAACACCCCGCAAGAGCTTCATCGGGGCATGCGGAAAAGGTTATTTCACCACCTCATCAGCGCCTGCATCCCATTTTTGATTTCAACGAGATGGATGTGTGGGCATATACTTTCGAGCGTCAGCTGCCTTACTGCCCCTTGTATGATGAGGGCTACCGCTCACTTGGCTGCAAACCCTGCACAAGCCCGCCCACGAATACATCCGGGCATGAGCGGCAGGGCAGAAACGCTGTTAAAGAGCAGAATATGCAGACGTTACGCAGTCTCGGCTACTTTTAA